One segment of Schistocerca cancellata isolate TAMUIC-IGC-003103 chromosome 2, iqSchCanc2.1, whole genome shotgun sequence DNA contains the following:
- the LOC126161238 gene encoding piggyBac transposable element-derived protein 1-like has product MGFAYKIEIYSRQENNPKFRLDNEPDIGASGNVVIRLIREVPRYQNYKSYFDRYYTSMDLVVYLFKLGVQSVGTIQRNRIPNCKFQSEKELKKDARDYSEEYITTVDNVDISSVLYKDNNIVCLLSTFVGELPKSEVIRFDRKKREHRMVQCPVVSVYNSHMGNVDLLDSNIGRCHIKIRSKRWYLRLFFHLIDIIVINSWILYRRVLMEKTAANMPMNQKKFRTELAQTLC; this is encoded by the coding sequence ATGGGGTTTGCATACAAAATTGAAATCTACAGTAGGCAAGAAAATAATCCAAAATTCAGGTTAGATAACGAACCAGATATTGGAGCATCTGGAAATGTTGTGATTCGCCTCATAAGGGAAGTTCCAAGGTATCAGAATTACAAGAGCTACTTTGACAGATATTATACCTCTATGGATCTAGTTGTATACCTTTTCAAACTTGGGGTCCAGAGTGTAGGAACAATACAAAGGAATAGGATACCAAATTGCAAATTTCAAAGTGAAAAGGAACTGAAGAAAGATGCACGTGACTATTCTGAGGAATACATCACTACTGTTGACAATGTGGACATTTCCTCTGTTTTGTATAAAGATAATAATATTGTCTGTTTGCTGTCTACATTTGTTGGTGAGCTGCCAAAATCTGAAGTGATAAGATTTGACAGAAAGAAGAGAGAGCACAGAATGGTGCAGTGTCCAGTTGTTTCTGTTTACAACTCACATATGGGAAATGTAGATTTGTTGGATAGCAACATTGGAAGGTGTCATATAAAGATTAGATCCAAACGCTGGTATTTACGTTTGTTTTTCCATCTGATTGATATAATTGTAATAAATTCATGGATTCTGTACAGAAGGGTACTAATGGAAAAAACAGCAGCAAACATGCCAATGAATCAGAAGAAATTTAGAACTGAGTTGGCTCAAACTCTTTGCTAG